Proteins co-encoded in one Dehalococcoidales bacterium genomic window:
- a CDS encoding oligopeptide/dipeptide ABC transporter ATP-binding protein — protein sequence VPIADPFVEETRERIILKGEVPSPLNPPPGCAFHPRCFMAMPECAQSVPELRTISTGHQVACIRV from the coding sequence CCGTGCCCATCGCCGACCCCTTTGTGGAGGAGACCCGGGAGCGCATTATCCTCAAGGGCGAGGTGCCCAGCCCCCTTAACCCCCCGCCGGGCTGCGCCTTCCACCCCCGCTGCTTCATGGCCATGCCGGAATGCGCCCAGTCCGTCCCGGAGCTCCGCACCATCTCCACCGGCCACCAGGTCGCCTGCATTCGGGTGTAG